One region of Pyramidobacter sp. YE332 genomic DNA includes:
- a CDS encoding ATP-binding protein, protein MRLGIKIVCRRKKDENQKKSIPERAHPKKDNGRVKIITGIRRCGKSYLLFELYKDYLLENGVRKEQIIEMPLDEIENIRFRNPFELDAHIKDKIADTSRRHYVFIDEIQLCAEVPNPYVDTPDEKVTFIDTVLGLMKIKNVDVYVTGSNSKMLSKEVLTQFRDRGDEIRVFPLSFAEFCPAYEEVRSRSPIPASSSSSFFDARTGDAWRDYCTYGGMPYLLSLETPEEKSQYLKNLFEETYIKDIIERNDIRNDKEILEILLDFVSSAIGSLTNPSKLEARFRSEKKIKVSHNTIAGYLDYFREAYILDSAKRYDIKGAGYFSTPLKYYFTDIGLRNARLNFRQIEETHIMENIIYNELIRRGYNVDVGVVQYNSRRKTEKGEKRATIQLEVDFVVNQGNRRYYIQSALHIDEPQKKEQEINSLNRIDDSFRKIVVTKDNIIPWHDEKGILYLGVQDFLLNEQAIDL, encoded by the coding sequence ATGCGTCTTGGAATAAAAATAGTCTGCAGGAGGAAAAAAGATGAGAATCAAAAGAAATCGATACCTGAACGCGCTCATCCGAAAAAAGACAACGGGCGCGTCAAAATTATTACCGGCATCAGACGCTGCGGCAAGTCTTATCTGCTTTTTGAACTCTATAAGGACTATCTGCTGGAAAACGGCGTTCGGAAAGAGCAGATCATCGAAATGCCGCTCGATGAAATCGAAAATATCCGGTTCCGAAATCCGTTCGAACTCGACGCGCATATCAAAGATAAAATTGCGGACACGTCCCGGCGGCACTACGTTTTTATTGACGAGATACAGTTATGCGCGGAGGTTCCCAATCCGTACGTGGATACCCCCGATGAAAAAGTAACGTTTATCGACACGGTGCTTGGCCTGATGAAGATCAAAAACGTGGACGTCTACGTCACCGGCAGCAACTCCAAAATGCTTTCCAAAGAGGTGCTGACGCAGTTCCGGGACAGAGGCGATGAAATACGGGTGTTTCCGCTGTCCTTTGCCGAGTTCTGTCCGGCATATGAAGAGGTCCGCTCAAGGTCTCCCATTCCGGCTTCGTCATCCTCCTCGTTCTTCGACGCCCGTACCGGGGACGCATGGAGGGATTACTGCACGTACGGCGGCATGCCTTACCTTTTGTCTCTGGAAACGCCGGAAGAAAAGAGTCAGTATCTGAAGAATTTGTTCGAAGAGACCTACATCAAAGACATTATCGAGCGGAACGACATCAGGAACGACAAGGAAATTCTTGAAATTCTGCTGGATTTCGTTTCGTCGGCGATCGGCTCGCTGACGAATCCATCCAAACTGGAAGCTCGCTTCCGTTCGGAAAAAAAGATCAAAGTTTCCCATAACACGATCGCAGGCTATCTCGACTACTTCAGGGAAGCCTACATTCTGGACAGCGCCAAGCGGTATGACATCAAAGGCGCGGGGTATTTCTCCACTCCGCTGAAATACTATTTCACGGATATTGGTCTGAGAAATGCACGGCTGAATTTCAGGCAGATCGAAGAAACTCACATTATGGAGAATATCATTTACAATGAGCTGATCCGCCGCGGATATAACGTCGACGTCGGCGTTGTACAGTATAACAGCCGCAGAAAAACCGAGAAGGGAGAAAAAAGGGCGACGATCCAGCTCGAAGTGGATTTTGTAGTAAACCAGGGGAATCGGAGATATTACATTCAATCAGCCCTCCATATCGACGAACCGCAAAAAAAGGAACAGGAAATCAACTCTCTGAACCGCATCGACGATTCTTTCAGAAAGATCGTTGTGACCAAGGACAATATCATTCCGTGGCATGACGAAAAAGGCATTCTGTACCTCGGCGTGCAGGATTTTCTGCTGAACGAACAGGCAATCGATCTGTAA
- a CDS encoding serine hydrolase: MPENWKGGVLRAIAGADGGAPAAAVYDGAADLQLVYNGGRFVPAGLMAALPALWNLFERVEADGLKLEEPLPGASMSWENAARDVCGGSVEAANALIGALGMEAVNAAARRAGMTQTEIRRPVGENESLRGNVTCAEDAAAFFRRLIGREGLSEASCRRLLALMSEFRGDDKFASVGEKCLAHFGASFPGSEYDAGILCPDGKRPVAAAALTMLQPDREKAALFCRRVAEAVCGEG, encoded by the coding sequence ATGCCTGAAAACTGGAAAGGCGGCGTTCTGCGGGCGATCGCCGGCGCCGACGGCGGCGCGCCGGCGGCGGCCGTTTACGACGGCGCGGCGGACCTGCAGCTTGTCTATAACGGCGGCCGGTTTGTGCCCGCCGGGCTGATGGCGGCGCTGCCGGCGCTGTGGAATCTTTTCGAGCGCGTCGAGGCGGACGGACTCAAGCTGGAAGAACCGCTTCCCGGCGCTTCCATGAGCTGGGAAAACGCGGCCCGCGACGTCTGCGGCGGCAGCGTGGAAGCGGCCAACGCGCTGATCGGCGCGCTCGGCATGGAAGCGGTCAACGCCGCGGCCCGCCGCGCCGGCATGACGCAGACGGAGATCCGTCGCCCGGTGGGCGAGAACGAATCGCTGCGGGGCAACGTCACCTGCGCCGAGGACGCGGCCGCGTTCTTCCGCCGTTTGATCGGCCGCGAAGGCCTGTCGGAGGCCAGTTGCCGGCGCCTGCTGGCGCTGATGTCGGAATTTCGGGGCGATGACAAGTTCGCGTCCGTGGGAGAAAAATGCCTGGCGCATTTCGGCGCTTCGTTTCCCGGCAGCGAATACGACGCGGGGATCCTCTGTCCCGACGGCAAGCGCCCCGTGGCTGCCGCGGCGCTGACCATGCTGCAGCCGGATCGGGAAAAGGCCGCGCTCTTCTGCCGCCGCGTCGCCGAAGCCGTCTGCGGTGAAGGCTGA
- a CDS encoding ABC transporter permease subunit: MRSRALLILSWGAALIVPAAVGAMLWHLCAEGAPELGLELFFGDAPPLKAILGQFPVWDGIWPAAAGTLSLLALTMALALLPGVGCGAYLACFAGPKAKRWLGLAVDLLAGVPSIVMGLFGFMLILALRRLFAPEATTCLLLSAFCLALLVLPPLIITTRTVLESLPDGLRLTGEALGLTPWQTARHLLLPAGGRGILGGVMLALGRAAEDTAVIMVTGAVANAGLPAGLTAKYEALPFFIFYISAQYADQNDLRRGFGAALVLLILSGALLLCAHALQRSLERKWKGERP; this comes from the coding sequence ATGAGGAGCCGGGCGCTGCTGATTCTTTCGTGGGGCGCGGCGCTGATCGTGCCCGCCGCCGTCGGCGCCATGCTGTGGCATCTGTGCGCCGAAGGCGCCCCGGAGCTGGGGCTGGAACTGTTCTTCGGCGACGCGCCGCCGCTAAAGGCGATACTCGGTCAGTTTCCCGTCTGGGACGGCATCTGGCCGGCGGCCGCGGGCACGCTGTCGCTGCTGGCGCTGACGATGGCGCTGGCGTTGCTCCCCGGCGTCGGCTGCGGCGCGTACCTGGCCTGCTTCGCCGGGCCGAAGGCAAAGCGCTGGCTCGGCCTGGCAGTCGATTTGCTGGCGGGCGTGCCGTCGATCGTGATGGGGCTGTTCGGTTTCATGCTGATTTTGGCGCTGCGGCGGCTGTTCGCGCCCGAGGCCACCACGTGCCTGCTGCTGTCGGCGTTCTGTCTGGCGCTGCTGGTGCTGCCGCCGCTGATCATCACGACGCGGACGGTGCTGGAAAGCCTTCCCGACGGACTGCGGCTGACGGGCGAGGCGTTGGGACTGACGCCCTGGCAGACGGCGCGCCATCTGCTGCTGCCCGCGGGCGGACGGGGCATCCTCGGCGGCGTGATGCTGGCGCTGGGACGCGCCGCCGAGGACACGGCGGTGATCATGGTCACGGGGGCGGTCGCCAACGCGGGGCTGCCCGCCGGGTTGACGGCCAAGTACGAGGCGCTGCCGTTCTTCATCTTCTACATCTCGGCGCAGTACGCCGACCAGAACGATCTGCGGCGCGGCTTCGGCGCGGCGCTGGTACTGCTGATCCTCTCGGGCGCGCTGCTGCTGTGCGCCCATGCCCTGCAAAGGAGCCTCGAACGAAAATGGAAAGGAGAGCGCCCATGA
- the tpx gene encoding thiol peroxidase has protein sequence MQERKGVVTMKGNPLTLVGPELKVGDKAPDFIVVDTAMAPKSLKDYEGKIKVLSVTPSLDTPVCDLQATWFNEDTAELGDVYVLNVSMDLPFALKRYCAAKGFDKVATLSDHREASFGTAYGVLLKELRLLARAVFVVDRDDVIRYIEVVPEATNSIDYDKLLEAVKALA, from the coding sequence ATGCAGGAAAGAAAAGGCGTCGTCACGATGAAGGGGAATCCGCTCACGCTGGTCGGACCGGAGCTGAAAGTCGGCGACAAGGCGCCCGATTTCATCGTGGTCGACACGGCCATGGCGCCCAAATCGCTGAAGGATTACGAGGGCAAGATCAAGGTGCTCTCCGTGACGCCGTCGCTGGACACGCCCGTCTGCGATCTGCAGGCCACGTGGTTCAACGAGGACACGGCCGAGCTGGGCGACGTGTACGTGCTCAACGTTAGCATGGATCTGCCCTTCGCGTTGAAGCGCTACTGCGCCGCCAAGGGCTTCGACAAGGTGGCGACGCTCTCCGACCACCGCGAGGCGTCGTTCGGCACGGCCTACGGCGTGCTGCTCAAGGAACTGCGCCTGCTGGCCCGCGCCGTGTTCGTGGTCGACCGCGACGACGTGATCCGCTATATCGAAGTGGTGCCCGAGGCCACCAACTCCATCGACTACGACAAGCTGCTGGAGGCCGTCAAGGCGCTGGCGTAA
- a CDS encoding S-layer homology domain-containing protein: MSMKKMLAVVAAASLAAVAAPAFAANPFSDVPMNHWAYDAVEQLSAKGILEGYPNGTFKGNRAMTRYEIATMVARMMAAGGLSGEDLEKLKALVVEFQPELEALGVKVDGFDSRLSALEKGVGGWKISGEMQFDFVSGDNDLTLNKHGFEFDSARLFLHKDLADGLSFDAEYGDGVFDRFWLTAEDFLGWEGLTLKAGQFDIDWEDDDGLYYGEHEDSGLFMGYPIAASASARRSAWPR; the protein is encoded by the coding sequence ATGAGTATGAAGAAAATGCTCGCCGTAGTGGCCGCCGCGTCGCTGGCGGCCGTAGCCGCGCCCGCGTTCGCCGCGAATCCGTTCAGCGACGTGCCGATGAACCACTGGGCGTACGACGCCGTGGAGCAGCTGAGCGCGAAGGGCATCCTGGAAGGTTATCCGAACGGGACGTTCAAGGGCAACCGCGCCATGACGCGCTACGAGATCGCGACGATGGTGGCGCGCATGATGGCCGCGGGCGGCCTGAGCGGCGAAGACCTGGAGAAGCTGAAGGCGCTGGTGGTGGAGTTCCAGCCCGAGCTGGAAGCCTTGGGCGTGAAAGTGGACGGCTTCGACAGCCGCCTGAGCGCTCTTGAAAAGGGCGTGGGCGGATGGAAGATCAGCGGCGAAATGCAGTTCGACTTCGTATCCGGCGACAACGATCTGACGCTCAATAAGCACGGCTTCGAGTTCGACAGCGCGCGCCTGTTCCTGCACAAGGATCTGGCCGACGGCCTGAGCTTCGACGCCGAATACGGCGACGGCGTCTTTGACCGCTTCTGGCTGACCGCCGAGGACTTCCTCGGCTGGGAAGGTCTTACTCTTAAGGCCGGTCAGTTCGACATCGACTGGGAAGACGACGACGGCCTGTACTACGGCGAACACGAAGACAGCGGCCTGTTCATGGGGTACCCTATCGCGGCTTCGGCCTCAGCAAGACGTTCGGCCTGGCCGAGGTGA
- a CDS encoding phosphate ABC transporter ATP-binding protein: MSLCARIENLNVCAGAQNILSGLSLECPDRAITVLVGRSGSGKTTLLRSLNRLNDCFPALRTSGRVELKIGGRLRAVDDASLPLPELRRRAGMVFQSPNPLPLSVARNVLLPLQLTLGLKGTEAEGRMKQALEQVGLWEEVAGRLHQSAASLSGGQQQRLCLARTLALEPDVLLLDEPTASLDRRAAEVVEDLLLSLKERYPIVMVSHSLLQARRLADRLAVLRGGALRQIFDAAELPAGGEGELFIERLL; the protein is encoded by the coding sequence ATGAGTCTGTGCGCGCGCATCGAAAACCTGAACGTCTGCGCCGGCGCGCAGAACATTCTCAGCGGTCTGTCGCTGGAATGTCCCGACCGGGCGATCACGGTGCTGGTCGGTCGCAGCGGCTCGGGCAAGACGACGCTGCTGCGGTCGCTGAACCGGCTGAACGACTGTTTTCCGGCGCTGCGCACGTCGGGCCGCGTGGAGCTGAAAATCGGCGGCCGCCTGCGGGCCGTCGACGACGCGTCGCTGCCGCTGCCGGAGCTGCGCCGCCGCGCCGGCATGGTCTTTCAGTCGCCCAATCCGCTGCCGTTGAGCGTCGCCCGCAACGTGCTGCTGCCCTTGCAGCTGACGCTGGGGCTAAAGGGAACGGAGGCCGAGGGGCGCATGAAGCAGGCGCTCGAGCAGGTGGGGCTGTGGGAAGAGGTCGCCGGCCGCCTGCATCAGTCCGCGGCATCGCTGTCGGGCGGCCAGCAGCAGCGCCTCTGTCTGGCGCGCACGCTGGCTCTGGAACCCGACGTGCTGCTGCTGGACGAACCGACCGCGTCGCTCGACCGCCGCGCCGCCGAGGTCGTCGAAGATCTGCTGCTGTCGCTGAAAGAACGTTATCCGATCGTGATGGTCTCGCACAGCCTGCTCCAGGCGCGCCGCCTCGCCGACCGCCTCGCCGTGCTGCGCGGCGGCGCGCTGCGCCAAATTTTCGACGCCGCCGAACTGCCCGCGGGCGGCGAAGGCGAGCTGTTCATCGAACGTCTGCTGTAA
- a CDS encoding Txe/YoeB family addiction module toxin, which yields MQKTWTDEAWGDYLWWQSRDRKIVGRINQLLKDIDRNPYEGIGKPEPLKYDLQRYWSRRITAEHRLVYRVENDHIVVISCRTHYA from the coding sequence ATGCAGAAGACATGGACAGATGAAGCGTGGGGCGATTATCTCTGGTGGCAAAGCCGCGACCGAAAGATTGTCGGGCGCATCAATCAGTTGCTGAAAGACATCGATCGCAACCCCTACGAAGGCATCGGCAAACCGGAACCGCTGAAATACGACCTGCAAAGGTACTGGAGCCGCCGCATCACCGCCGAGCACCGGCTCGTCTACCGCGTCGAAAACGATCATATCGTCGTCATCTCCTGCCGCACGCACTATGCCTGA
- a CDS encoding type II toxin-antitoxin system death-on-curing family toxin encodes MPLPNIEWLSPESIDDVIESLRCRYADDPISIINEEPIEYVLHLEALSCYYDDDVYRLAAVIFRSIIQGHPLQDGNKRMGMLLGTYFLKINGYTLTAGNDEFLNTALEIARGELHLQGIYQWLLKRAQPG; translated from the coding sequence ATGCCCTTGCCAAATATTGAGTGGCTCTCGCCCGAAAGCATCGACGACGTGATCGAATCCCTGCGTTGTCGATACGCAGACGACCCGATCTCCATTATCAATGAAGAACCTATCGAATACGTTCTTCATCTCGAAGCTTTATCGTGCTACTACGATGACGACGTGTACCGTTTGGCAGCGGTGATTTTTCGCTCCATCATACAAGGACACCCGCTGCAGGACGGAAACAAGCGAATGGGAATGTTGCTCGGCACGTACTTTTTAAAGATCAACGGTTATACGCTTACAGCCGGCAACGACGAATTTTTGAACACGGCGCTCGAAATCGCCAGAGGCGAACTTCATCTTCAAGGCATTTATCAATGGCTTCTCAAGCGCGCCCAACCAGGTTAA
- a CDS encoding S-layer homology domain-containing protein: MNIRRTLLLAAALALAALSAARAEPFGDVPAGHWAYDAVAELGAKGILEGYPDGAFKGGRAMSRYEIAVMVARALVNGGASGEDRARLNDLAAEFRPELEALGVRTDRLDGRLGALEKGLGGWKIGGTLRFDYNAWDNDLPGSGALSDGFTFDEARLYLHRDLGGGVGFDARWSDGTFDRFWVTAADFLGWGLTFKAGQFALDWEDEDRLYHDRHGFFMGSAYRGASLKKDAGAVELAAFAASQRADDGDSVYAANASDEHYGARLKVNLGERAWLSLNGLWRNENDAGFNTYWAGLGYALSDGIAFRGAYYRQDLNDGLADYYGVPTAADDPKAWKVILDLGQEKLRFTSIWLEYAQIDAGFRLDNVPWSFNDDVDWPRRGARRNFSLAGDTGVWFVGARQQWNERWSTFERYARYDVDSLSPAPREWTVGVGYQYSPGLYFELAYNDQDGAVNMKDYDNKQVRFRTMLSF; this comes from the coding sequence ATGAATATCCGCAGAACTCTTTTGCTTGCGGCGGCGCTCGCGTTGGCGGCGCTTTCCGCCGCGCGCGCCGAGCCGTTCGGCGACGTGCCCGCCGGCCACTGGGCTTATGACGCCGTGGCCGAACTCGGCGCCAAGGGGATCCTCGAAGGCTATCCCGACGGCGCGTTCAAGGGCGGGCGCGCCATGAGCCGCTACGAGATCGCCGTCATGGTGGCCCGCGCGCTGGTCAACGGCGGCGCGAGCGGCGAAGACCGGGCCCGTCTTAACGATCTCGCGGCCGAATTCCGTCCCGAACTGGAAGCCCTCGGCGTGAGGACCGACCGTCTCGACGGCCGTCTGGGCGCCCTCGAAAAGGGGCTGGGCGGCTGGAAGATCGGCGGGACCCTGCGGTTCGATTACAACGCCTGGGACAACGATCTGCCCGGTTCGGGCGCGCTGAGCGACGGCTTTACGTTCGACGAGGCCCGGCTTTACCTGCACCGCGATCTTGGCGGCGGGGTCGGCTTCGACGCGCGTTGGAGCGACGGCACGTTCGACCGTTTTTGGGTGACGGCGGCCGATTTCCTCGGCTGGGGGCTGACCTTCAAGGCCGGACAATTTGCGCTTGACTGGGAAGACGAGGACCGCCTCTATCATGACCGCCACGGGTTCTTCATGGGCTCCGCCTATCGCGGCGCCAGCCTGAAGAAAGATGCCGGCGCCGTGGAGCTGGCGGCGTTCGCCGCCTCGCAGCGCGCCGACGACGGCGATTCGGTTTACGCCGCCAACGCGAGCGACGAACATTACGGCGCCCGCCTCAAGGTCAATCTGGGCGAGCGCGCCTGGCTGAGCCTGAACGGCCTGTGGCGCAACGAGAACGACGCCGGTTTCAACACGTACTGGGCCGGGTTGGGATACGCGCTTTCCGACGGCATCGCCTTCCGCGGCGCTTATTACCGGCAGGATCTGAACGACGGGCTGGCGGACTATTACGGCGTTCCCACGGCGGCCGACGATCCCAAAGCCTGGAAGGTGATTCTCGACCTCGGCCAGGAAAAACTGCGCTTCACCAGCATCTGGCTGGAATACGCCCAGATCGACGCGGGCTTCCGCCTCGACAACGTTCCTTGGTCGTTCAACGACGACGTCGACTGGCCGCGCCGCGGCGCGAGACGCAATTTCTCGCTCGCGGGCGATACCGGCGTGTGGTTCGTGGGCGCGCGTCAGCAGTGGAACGAGCGCTGGAGCACGTTCGAACGGTATGCCCGTTACGACGTCGACAGCCTGTCGCCGGCGCCGCGCGAGTGGACCGTCGGCGTCGGCTACCAATACAGCCCCGGCCTGTATTTTGAACTGGCCTACAACGATCAGGACGGCGCCGTCAACATGAAGGATTACGACAACAAGCAGGTGCGCTTCCGCACCATGCTGAGCTTTTAA
- a CDS encoding S-layer homology domain-containing protein: MSMKKMLAVVAAASLAAAAAPAFAANPFSDVPMNHWAYDAVEQLSAKGILEGYPNGTFKGNRAMTRYEIATMVARMMAAGGLSGEDLEKLKALVVEFQPELEALGVKVDGFDSRLSALEKGVGGWKISGQMRFDYNAWDKDEDTKGKKTDGFEFNRARLFLHKDLTDGITFDARWHKDTFDRWWLTARDFMGMEGLTLKGGQFELNWEDDNGWGADNSTFFMDDHYRGFDLKYSRGMFTVEGFAASHKGDNVYTANDSNEYYGARLKFDFSEKFWLSVNGLWQNVDDSNYKAYWADLGFKFMEGLELRGAYYMEDIAADSVLVAGVDDPKAWRAALVVDQDVLKFTSLWVEYAKIDQGFILENSPWSFSDIVWPDHTSFKSAQDTDVLFVKAKQKWNDKWSTVERYVKYDMDTVGDAKEWSVAIGYQYTPNLYFELAYADMDGRWNDPNYDNNQIRFRTYLTF; encoded by the coding sequence ATGAGTATGAAGAAAATGCTCGCCGTAGTGGCCGCCGCGTCGCTGGCGGCCGCAGCCGCGCCCGCGTTCGCCGCGAACCCGTTCAGCGACGTGCCGATGAACCACTGGGCGTACGACGCCGTGGAGCAGCTGAGCGCGAAGGGCATCCTGGAAGGTTATCCGAACGGGACGTTCAAGGGCAACCGCGCCATGACGCGCTACGAGATCGCGACGATGGTGGCGCGCATGATGGCCGCGGGCGGCCTGAGCGGCGAAGACCTGGAGAAGCTGAAGGCGCTGGTGGTGGAATTCCAGCCCGAGCTGGAAGCCTTGGGCGTGAAAGTGGACGGCTTCGACAGCCGCCTGAGCGCTCTTGAAAAGGGCGTGGGCGGATGGAAGATCAGCGGACAGATGCGCTTCGACTACAATGCTTGGGATAAGGATGAGGACACAAAAGGCAAAAAGACTGACGGATTCGAGTTCAACCGCGCCCGTCTGTTCCTGCACAAAGATCTGACCGACGGCATCACGTTTGACGCCCGCTGGCACAAGGACACGTTCGACCGCTGGTGGCTTACTGCCCGCGATTTCATGGGCATGGAAGGCCTGACGCTCAAGGGCGGTCAGTTCGAGCTGAACTGGGAAGACGATAACGGCTGGGGCGCGGACAACAGCACGTTCTTCATGGATGACCATTATCGTGGCTTCGATCTGAAGTACAGCCGCGGCATGTTCACCGTCGAGGGTTTTGCTGCTTCCCATAAGGGCGATAATGTCTATACTGCTAACGACAGCAACGAGTACTACGGCGCCCGCCTGAAGTTCGACTTCAGCGAGAAGTTCTGGTTGAGCGTCAATGGTCTGTGGCAGAATGTCGATGACTCCAACTACAAGGCTTACTGGGCTGACCTCGGTTTCAAGTTCATGGAAGGCCTTGAACTGCGCGGTGCTTACTACATGGAAGACATCGCGGCTGACAGTGTGCTTGTTGCTGGCGTCGACGATCCCAAGGCCTGGAGGGCGGCTCTTGTCGTCGATCAGGACGTGCTCAAGTTCACCTCTCTGTGGGTCGAGTATGCCAAGATCGATCAGGGCTTTATCCTTGAAAATAGCCCTTGGAGCTTCAGCGACATCGTCTGGCCCGATCATACGAGCTTCAAGAGCGCTCAGGACACCGACGTTCTCTTTGTCAAAGCCAAACAGAAATGGAACGACAAGTGGAGCACGGTCGAGCGTTACGTCAAGTACGATATGGATACGGTTGGCGATGCCAAAGAGTGGAGCGTTGCCATCGGTTACCAGTACACCCCCAATCTGTACTTCGAACTGGCTTACGCCGACATGGATGGTCGTTGGAACGATCCTAACTACGACAACAACCAGATCCGCTTCCGCACCTACCTCACCTTCTAG
- a CDS encoding type II toxin-antitoxin system RelB/DinJ family antitoxin, with protein MALATMSVRVDEDTKKQVEAFCADVGMNPSTAVNLFFKAMLRENRIPFEIERDPFYAPANMAHLRRSVAQAEAGRLTPTN; from the coding sequence ATGGCACTCGCCACAATGTCCGTGCGCGTCGACGAGGACACCAAAAAGCAAGTCGAGGCGTTCTGCGCCGACGTCGGCATGAATCCGTCCACCGCCGTCAACCTCTTTTTCAAGGCCATGCTCAGAGAAAACCGCATCCCCTTCGAGATCGAAAGAGATCCCTTTTACGCCCCGGCCAACATGGCGCACCTGCGCCGCAGCGTTGCCCAGGCCGAAGCGGGACGCCTCACCCCCACGAATTGA
- a CDS encoding phosphate ABC transporter substrate-binding protein: MKKIFLSATLALALAAASAAAAPLDAFKGMSGTMDIAGGTAHIPVMKEAAKRIMGVNPEIRITVAGGGSGVGVKQAGEGLVAIGNTGRPLKEKEIAQYGLKTFPFAIDGVAVVINPANPVGALTKEQVAAIYAGTVKDWSEVGGTAGAINVFGREDGSGTREVFTDKVINKGELAPGVNVVNSNGAMKTAVGGDERAIGYVGIGHIDASVKAPTLDGMTATQENAADGSYTVVRDLFMNTKGEPEGLTKAFIDYIYTDEGAEIIRKSGYIPLPRK; the protein is encoded by the coding sequence ATGAAAAAGATTTTCCTTTCCGCCACGCTCGCGCTCGCTCTCGCCGCAGCTTCGGCGGCGGCCGCGCCGCTGGACGCCTTCAAGGGCATGTCCGGTACGATGGACATCGCCGGCGGGACGGCGCACATCCCCGTGATGAAGGAAGCGGCCAAGCGCATCATGGGCGTCAATCCCGAGATCCGCATCACCGTGGCCGGCGGCGGCTCGGGCGTGGGCGTCAAGCAGGCGGGCGAAGGTCTGGTCGCCATCGGCAACACGGGCCGCCCTCTGAAAGAAAAGGAAATCGCCCAGTACGGGCTGAAGACGTTCCCCTTCGCCATCGACGGCGTGGCGGTCGTGATCAATCCCGCCAATCCCGTCGGCGCGCTGACGAAGGAACAGGTGGCGGCGATCTACGCCGGTACGGTCAAGGACTGGTCGGAAGTGGGCGGCACGGCGGGCGCCATCAACGTGTTCGGGCGCGAAGACGGTTCGGGCACGCGCGAAGTGTTCACCGACAAGGTGATCAACAAGGGCGAGCTGGCCCCCGGCGTGAACGTGGTCAACTCCAACGGCGCGATGAAGACGGCCGTCGGCGGCGACGAGCGCGCCATCGGCTACGTGGGCATCGGCCACATCGACGCCTCCGTGAAAGCGCCGACGCTGGACGGCATGACGGCGACGCAGGAGAACGCGGCCGACGGTTCCTACACGGTGGTGCGCGACCTGTTCATGAACACGAAGGGCGAGCCGGAAGGCCTGACGAAGGCGTTCATCGACTACATCTACACCGACGAGGGCGCCGAGATCATCCGCAAAAGCGGCTACATTCCCCTGCCCCGCAAATAA
- a CDS encoding ABC transporter permease subunit, with the protein MTENGAPLWLSAAAACVGALMASVFGFIIVCALQAALGGDAAALMGDAWRPDAGQYGIAPMVWATLVLSLSALALSWCLSLGCACFMRGLAPRGAARALGAVIRFMTAVPTVVYGFVSVFLLVPLVRRSLGGSGLCWLSAGLVLSLQILPAMTLVIDGALRAMEERTALTTAALGLSPAQSLAWIGLPASRRALLSAATLGFGRAVGDTLIPTMLAGNAVQYARTPLQAMRTLSAHIGLITSTDVTGQAYHSLFAAGGLLLFFSAAASLTVRRLKTQKEKSA; encoded by the coding sequence ATGACGGAAAACGGAGCGCCGCTGTGGCTCTCGGCCGCGGCGGCCTGCGTGGGGGCGCTGATGGCGTCGGTGTTCGGCTTTATCATCGTCTGCGCGCTGCAGGCGGCGCTCGGCGGCGACGCGGCGGCGCTGATGGGCGACGCGTGGCGGCCCGACGCCGGGCAGTACGGCATCGCGCCGATGGTCTGGGCGACGCTGGTCCTGTCGCTGTCGGCGCTGGCGCTGTCGTGGTGTCTGTCGCTGGGCTGCGCCTGTTTCATGCGCGGGCTGGCGCCCCGCGGGGCGGCGCGCGCTCTCGGCGCGGTGATCCGCTTCATGACGGCGGTGCCGACGGTGGTGTACGGTTTCGTTTCGGTGTTCCTGCTCGTGCCGCTGGTGCGGCGCTCTCTGGGCGGATCGGGGCTGTGCTGGCTGTCGGCGGGGCTGGTCCTCAGCCTGCAGATCCTGCCGGCGATGACGCTGGTGATCGACGGCGCGCTCCGCGCCATGGAGGAGCGCACGGCGCTGACGACGGCGGCACTCGGGCTGTCGCCCGCGCAGTCGCTGGCGTGGATCGGGCTGCCGGCGTCGCGCCGCGCGCTGCTCAGCGCCGCGACGCTGGGATTCGGCCGGGCCGTGGGCGACACGCTGATCCCGACGATGCTGGCCGGCAACGCCGTGCAGTATGCGCGCACGCCGCTGCAGGCCATGCGGACGCTCTCCGCTCACATTGGTCTGATCACCTCGACGGACGTGACCGGACAGGCGTACCATTCGCTGTTCGCGGCCGGCGGCCTGCTGCTGTTTTTCAGCGCCGCGGCCAGTTTGACGGTGCGTCGCCTGAAGACGCAAAAGGAGAAAAGCGCATGA